The proteins below are encoded in one region of Fibrella aestuarina BUZ 2:
- a CDS encoding prolyl oligopeptidase family serine peptidase — protein sequence MLVSAATMAQTASLTYPTTRKTDQTDTYHGTTVPDPYRWLEDDRSAETGEWVKAQNKVTFDYLAQIPYRKQLQDRLEKVFNYPKYSAPSRKGEWFYFSKNDGLQNQSVLYRQKGLDGKPEVVIDPNKLSADGTTRLTTFSLSKNGDYAVVGTSKGGSDWNEFRVMKLADKSYFPETIEWVKFSGGAWQGDGFYYSRYPKPEGSALAAKNENHQVFFHKIGTPQSADRLVFEDPKNGQRFHYVGTSDDEKFAFLNVSDRGKGLDGNALYFMELGKPGATFQPIVAEITNFEYGLIDNVGNDFLISTNADAPNSKVMRYSPATKKWTTIIPEKPEPLTSSSMAGGKLFIEYAKDVTSRAYVYDANGKLENEINLPGIGTASGFGGERDDKFVFYTFTSFTFPPTIYHYDIASKKSSVFRQPEVDFKPADYETKQVFYTSKDGTKIPMFITYRKGAKMDGTNPTILYGYGGFNVSLPPTFSSFLIPFLEQGGVYAQANLRGGSEYGEAWHKQGMKLQKQNVFDDFIAAAEYLIKEKYTSPAKLAVRGGSNGGLLVGAVMNQRPDLFRVAIPQVGVMDMLRFHKFTIGWNWIADYGSADNADEFKALYAYSPLHNLKPGQPYPATLITTADHDDRVVPAHSFKYAATLQEVYKGPNPVLIRIDTNSGHGASNTKKNIEQTADIYSFILWNMGVSTLKEMASR from the coding sequence ATGCTTGTCTCCGCTGCTACGATGGCCCAAACTGCCTCGTTAACGTACCCAACGACCCGAAAAACGGATCAGACCGATACCTACCACGGCACCACCGTGCCCGACCCCTACCGCTGGCTGGAAGACGACCGCTCAGCCGAAACCGGGGAATGGGTCAAGGCCCAGAACAAGGTAACGTTCGATTACCTGGCCCAGATCCCGTACCGCAAGCAGTTGCAGGACCGGCTCGAAAAAGTGTTCAATTACCCTAAATACTCGGCACCGTCGCGGAAAGGCGAGTGGTTCTATTTTTCGAAGAACGACGGCCTGCAGAATCAGTCGGTGCTGTACCGGCAGAAAGGGCTGGATGGTAAACCCGAGGTGGTCATCGACCCCAACAAACTCTCGGCCGACGGCACCACCCGCCTGACCACGTTTTCGCTGTCAAAAAATGGGGACTATGCCGTGGTCGGTACGTCGAAAGGCGGCTCCGACTGGAATGAATTTCGGGTGATGAAGCTGGCCGACAAGAGCTATTTTCCCGAAACCATCGAATGGGTGAAGTTTTCGGGGGGCGCCTGGCAGGGTGATGGCTTCTATTATAGCCGCTACCCCAAACCCGAAGGGTCGGCACTGGCCGCTAAAAACGAGAACCATCAGGTATTCTTCCACAAAATCGGCACGCCGCAGTCGGCCGACCGGCTGGTGTTTGAAGACCCTAAAAATGGTCAGCGGTTTCATTACGTAGGTACGTCAGACGACGAAAAGTTTGCGTTCCTGAACGTCAGCGACCGGGGCAAAGGCCTCGATGGCAACGCGCTTTATTTTATGGAGTTGGGCAAACCGGGCGCTACATTTCAGCCCATCGTGGCGGAGATCACCAATTTCGAGTACGGCCTCATCGACAACGTCGGTAATGACTTCCTGATCAGCACCAACGCCGACGCCCCCAATAGCAAGGTGATGCGCTACAGCCCCGCGACAAAGAAGTGGACGACGATCATTCCCGAAAAGCCTGAGCCCCTCACCAGCAGCAGCATGGCGGGTGGCAAGCTATTCATCGAATACGCTAAGGATGTGACCTCACGGGCGTACGTATATGACGCCAACGGCAAATTGGAGAATGAAATCAACCTGCCCGGTATTGGCACGGCGAGCGGCTTTGGCGGCGAGCGCGACGATAAGTTCGTCTTCTACACGTTTACGTCGTTTACGTTTCCGCCTACCATTTACCACTACGACATCGCCTCAAAGAAGAGCAGCGTTTTCCGCCAGCCCGAAGTCGATTTTAAACCCGCTGATTACGAAACCAAACAGGTATTCTACACCAGCAAAGACGGCACCAAGATTCCGATGTTCATTACGTATCGGAAGGGGGCCAAGATGGATGGGACAAACCCAACGATTCTGTATGGCTACGGTGGATTCAACGTGAGCCTGCCGCCCACTTTCTCGTCGTTCCTGATTCCGTTTCTTGAGCAGGGTGGCGTGTACGCACAGGCTAACTTGCGCGGAGGCTCGGAGTATGGCGAGGCCTGGCACAAGCAGGGTATGAAGTTGCAGAAGCAGAACGTATTCGACGATTTCATTGCCGCCGCCGAATACCTCATCAAGGAGAAATACACCAGTCCGGCCAAACTCGCCGTTCGGGGTGGCTCCAATGGTGGCTTGCTGGTGGGCGCGGTCATGAATCAGCGGCCCGATCTGTTCCGGGTGGCGATTCCGCAGGTCGGCGTGATGGACATGCTGCGGTTCCACAAGTTCACGATCGGCTGGAACTGGATTGCCGACTACGGCAGCGCCGACAACGCCGACGAGTTCAAGGCACTCTACGCATATTCACCGCTGCATAACCTGAAGCCCGGTCAGCCCTACCCGGCTACGCTGATCACCACGGCCGACCACGACGACCGGGTTGTACCCGCCCACTCGTTTAAATACGCCGCAACCTTGCAGGAGGTGTACAAAGGCCCCAACCCAGTTCTGATCCGGATCGATACCAATTCGGGGCATGGTGCCAGTAATACGAAGAAGAACATCGAGCAGACCGCCGATATCTATTCATTTATCCTCTGGAACATGGGCGTCAGCACGTTGAAAGAAATGGCCAGCCGTTAA
- a CDS encoding ABC transporter ATP-binding protein, protein MLHLQNFQKSYGERPILTIPDWQLPPGIHWLKGPNGAGKTTLFRSIAGMLPHDGSVRLNELDSRRDVVAYRLQVNYAEAEPTFPPFLTAHELISWVADAKQAPAGQAEGLVEEFGVGTYQHTPVGTYSSGMLKKTSLVMAFLGQPTLILLDEPLVTLDVAATKTVAELIDRARLAGVNFLLSSHQAMETAQLPIDSVWHVANQTITPGSV, encoded by the coding sequence ATGTTGCATCTCCAAAATTTCCAGAAATCGTACGGTGAACGGCCAATTCTGACGATTCCTGACTGGCAGCTACCGCCGGGTATTCACTGGCTGAAAGGACCAAACGGAGCCGGAAAAACCACCCTGTTTCGCTCCATTGCCGGTATGTTGCCGCACGACGGGTCTGTTAGGCTAAACGAGCTGGACAGCCGGCGCGACGTGGTGGCGTATCGGTTACAGGTCAATTACGCCGAGGCCGAACCAACATTTCCGCCTTTTCTGACGGCCCATGAACTGATTTCATGGGTGGCCGATGCCAAGCAGGCACCCGCCGGTCAGGCCGAGGGGCTGGTCGAGGAATTTGGCGTGGGTACGTATCAGCATACGCCCGTAGGTACGTATTCGAGTGGTATGCTGAAGAAAACATCGCTGGTTATGGCGTTTTTGGGCCAGCCAACCCTGATTTTGCTGGACGAGCCCCTGGTTACGCTCGATGTTGCTGCCACCAAAACCGTGGCTGAGCTGATCGACAGAGCGCGGCTGGCAGGCGTAAATTTCCTGCTGTCGTCGCATCAGGCGATGGAGACGGCGCAACTCCCCATCGACTCGGTTTGGCACGTCGCCAACCAGACGATTACGCCCGGCAGTGTATGA
- a CDS encoding Gfo/Idh/MocA family protein, translated as MASVDTSQLEASRREFLKISGLVTGGALLSSLSNGLSAAPLGGFHSSVDDTIKVALIGCGGRGRGAAMQALNTKQNIKIVAIADAFQDRVDAAYKTLTSRPDVAQKIDLPKERQFVGLDAYKQAIPLADVVILATPPGFRPSHFEEAVKQNKHIFMEKPVATDAPGIRRVLAAAEEAKKKKLNVVVGLQRHYQSNYREAMKRIHDGAIGDIVGGSVYWISGGVWNNPRQPNQTEMEYQMRNWYYFNWLCGDHITEQHVHNIDVANWAKRGYPVSAQGTGGRQVRTGKEYGEIFDHHIVDFVYADGTTINSQCRHYEGTYSKVDEQFLGTKGRIDSFNGNKTILKGYKGQPIYAHASAKTDIDPYQVEHNELFEAIAKGQYKFADAENGAKSTMTSIMGRMATYSGNVVKWDDAINSQIDLFPTTLAWDAQPKVLPNADGFYPVAVPGKTITV; from the coding sequence ATGGCATCTGTCGATACGAGTCAGCTTGAGGCTAGTCGCCGCGAGTTTTTAAAGATTTCTGGTCTTGTAACGGGCGGCGCGCTACTCTCGTCGCTCTCCAACGGGCTGTCAGCAGCCCCGCTCGGCGGCTTCCATTCATCCGTTGACGATACCATCAAGGTCGCGCTGATCGGGTGTGGAGGCCGGGGACGAGGTGCTGCCATGCAGGCCCTCAACACCAAGCAGAACATCAAGATTGTCGCTATCGCCGATGCGTTTCAGGACCGGGTCGATGCCGCCTATAAGACGCTGACGAGCCGGCCGGACGTTGCCCAGAAAATCGACTTGCCCAAAGAGCGGCAGTTCGTGGGGCTGGACGCTTACAAACAAGCTATTCCGCTGGCCGACGTCGTCATTCTGGCCACGCCGCCGGGTTTCCGGCCGAGCCACTTCGAAGAGGCCGTAAAGCAGAACAAGCACATCTTCATGGAAAAGCCGGTGGCAACCGACGCGCCGGGTATCCGTCGGGTATTGGCGGCGGCTGAAGAGGCGAAAAAGAAGAAGCTAAACGTCGTAGTGGGTCTACAGCGGCACTACCAAAGCAACTACCGTGAAGCCATGAAGCGGATTCACGATGGCGCTATCGGCGATATCGTTGGCGGCAGCGTATACTGGATCAGCGGGGGCGTCTGGAACAATCCACGGCAACCAAACCAGACCGAAATGGAATACCAGATGCGGAACTGGTACTATTTCAACTGGTTATGCGGCGATCATATCACCGAACAGCACGTTCATAACATCGACGTGGCCAACTGGGCCAAACGCGGTTACCCCGTTTCGGCGCAGGGCACGGGTGGCCGGCAGGTACGTACCGGCAAGGAATACGGCGAGATTTTCGACCACCACATCGTCGATTTTGTGTATGCCGACGGTACGACGATCAACAGCCAGTGCCGCCACTATGAAGGCACTTACAGCAAAGTAGACGAGCAGTTCCTCGGTACAAAAGGGCGCATCGACTCCTTCAACGGCAACAAAACGATCTTGAAGGGCTACAAAGGGCAGCCGATTTATGCGCACGCCAGCGCCAAAACCGACATCGACCCCTATCAGGTGGAGCACAACGAGCTGTTTGAGGCCATTGCCAAAGGACAGTACAAGTTTGCCGATGCCGAAAACGGCGCGAAAAGCACCATGACCTCCATCATGGGCCGCATGGCAACCTACTCGGGCAACGTGGTGAAGTGGGATGATGCGATCAATTCGCAGATCGATCTTTTCCCCACGACGCTCGCTTGGGACGCCCAACCCAAAGTGCTCCCCAACGCCGATGGCTTCTATCCCGTAGCCGTACCCGGCAAGACCATCACGGTATAG
- a CDS encoding phosphatase PAP2 family protein, whose amino-acid sequence MTLSDLFRRNRAFFITYLLLLLTVGGLMLAYTKEQLIRFVNAHNTPVGDALFPYLTYLGDGSFVIVVGVLLLVVNRRAGWLVLVSFAVSGLISLFLKLVVFPERLRPIRYFEHSNWEYHVIKDLRINEYNSFPSGHTTSAFALFAMLAFLWQRKAWGWLAVGLAAVAGYSRVYLFQHFVEDAFVGSMLGTFTSVGLCLFYQKRYGNLPLLY is encoded by the coding sequence ATGACGCTGTCTGATCTGTTTCGGCGCAATCGTGCCTTTTTCATAACGTACCTGTTGCTATTACTCACCGTTGGGGGCCTGATGCTGGCCTACACCAAAGAGCAACTTATCCGGTTTGTCAATGCGCATAACACACCCGTGGGCGACGCGCTTTTTCCGTACCTGACGTACCTGGGCGATGGTTCGTTTGTGATCGTCGTGGGTGTGCTGCTGCTCGTCGTGAACCGGCGGGCGGGGTGGCTGGTGCTGGTGAGCTTTGCCGTTTCGGGCCTGATCAGCCTGTTTCTCAAACTCGTTGTGTTCCCCGAGCGGCTCCGGCCGATCCGCTATTTCGAGCATTCCAACTGGGAGTACCACGTCATCAAAGACCTGCGCATCAACGAGTACAACAGCTTTCCGTCGGGCCACACCACGTCGGCGTTTGCGCTGTTTGCCATGCTGGCTTTTTTGTGGCAGCGCAAGGCGTGGGGCTGGCTGGCGGTCGGGCTGGCGGCCGTGGCGGGATACTCGCGGGTCTACCTGTTTCAGCACTTTGTGGAAGATGCCTTCGTTGGGTCCATGCTGGGTACGTTCACGAGCGTTGGCTT